Proteins encoded together in one Acanthochromis polyacanthus isolate Apoly-LR-REF ecotype Palm Island chromosome 12, KAUST_Apoly_ChrSc, whole genome shotgun sequence window:
- the has1 gene encoding LOW QUALITY PROTEIN: hyaluronan synthase 1 (The sequence of the model RefSeq protein was modified relative to this genomic sequence to represent the inferred CDS: deleted 2 bases in 1 codon) produces MCCLLGKETMELKPLLKKLLSVLRAIFTFLFALVVLGVMVWAYVAGFQLVSSAYGIISFGFYGLLLSLHLLVQSLFAFIEHRRMKARTDPCTFTKTISMTISAYQEDPVYLRECLDSVKALQYPPLLRIIMVVDGNTEEDRYMMDMFREVFADQNPGCYVWENNYHSWEPPQVQQGAAEEGSDVIVEDLQRREVEELIQNNRCVCIMQKWGGKREVMYTAFKALGSSVDYIQVCDSDTKLDPLATLELCKVLESNPKYGAVGGDVMILNLKDSYISFMSSLRYWMAFNIERACQSFFNCVSCISGPLGLYRNDILQQFLESWYNQKFLGTHCTFGDDRHLTNRMLSMGYATKYTARSRCYTETPAQFLRWLNQQTRWTKSYFREWLYNAMWWHKHHLWMTYESIVSGIFPFFVTATIIQLFWTGTLWDILWVLCCIQIIGLFKSLYACILRRNIVMVFMSLYSVLYMTSLLPAKYFAILTMTKSSWGTSGRRKIVGNYIPLLPLSVWAALLLGGLAYTSYRESQPDWSTDEKKLETQFLIFGSAAYVAYWLFMLLLYWIWFRRLCRKRSQSYSLNV; encoded by the exons ATGTGTTGTCTCTTAGGTAAAGAAACAATGGAGCTGAAACCTTTATTGAAGAAGCTGCTCTCGGTGCTCCGAGccatcttcaccttcctcttcgCTCTGGTGGTGCTGGGTGTCATGGTGTGGGCCTACGTTGCCGGCTTCCAGCTGGTGTCGTCCGCATACGGGATCATCTCCTTCGGCTTCTACGGACTCCTCCTCTCGCTCCACTTGTTGGTCCAGAGTCTCTTCGCCTTCATTGAGCACCGGCGGATGAAAGCCCGCACTGACCCCTGCACCTTCACCAAGACGATCAGTATGACCATATCAGCCTACCAGGAGGACCCCGTCTATCTCAGGGAATGCCTCGACTCCGTCAAGGCCCTCCAGTATCCCCCG CTGCTGCGCATCATCATGGTGGTGGACGGGAACACGGAGGAAGACCGCTACATGATGGACATGTTCAGAGAGGTGTTTGCGGATCAGAATCCGGGCTGTTACGTGTGGGAGAACAACTACCACTCATGGGAACCCCCCCAGGTCCAGCAGGGCGCAGCAGAGGAGGGTTCTGATGTAATAGTAGAGGACCTACAGCGACGAGAAGTAGAGGAGCTGATCCAGAACAATAGGTGTGTGTGCATCATGCAGAAGTGGGGCGGCAAACGGGAAGTGATGTACACTGCATTTAAAGCACTCGGGTCGTCCGTCGACTATATACAG GTGTGCGACTCGGACACTAAGCTGGACCCTTTAGCCACACTGGAGCTGTGCAAGGTGTTGGAGAGTAACCCCAAGTATGGCGCCGTGGGAGGAGATGTGATGATCCTCAACCTCAAAGACTCTTACATCAGCTTCATGAGCAGCCTCAGGTACTGGATGGCTTTCAACATCGAAAGGGCCTGCCAGTCCTTCTTCAACTGTGTGTCCTGCATAAGTGGCCCTCTGG GTCTATACAGGAACGACATCCTTCAGCAGTTTCTGGAGTCTTGGTACAATCAGAAGTTTTTGGGAACTCACTGCACATTTGGCGACGATAGGCATCTCACCAACCGTATGCTGAGCATGGGCTACGCCACAAA GTACACAGCTCGCTCCAGATGCTACACGGAAACGCCCGCTCAGTTCCTTCGCTGGCTCAACCAGCAGACGCGCTGGACCAAGTCCTACTTCCGCGAGTGGCTCTACAACGCAATGTGGTGGCACAAACACCACCTGTGGATGACCTACGAGTCCATCGTCTCCGGCATCTTCCCTTTCTTTGTCACCGCCACCATCATCCAGCTCTTCTGGACGGGCACGCTGTGGGACATCCTCTGGGTCCTTTGCTGTATCCAGATCATCGGGCTGTTCAAATCGTTGTACGCCTGCATCCTGCGGAGAAACATAGTGATGGTGTTCATGTCGCTCTACTCGGTTCTGTACATGACCAGCTTGCTGCCTGCCAAGTACTTTGCGATCCTCACAATGACCAAAAGCAGCTGGGGAACGTCGGGCCGGCGTAAGATTGTAGGAAACTACATCCCCCTCCTTCCCTTGTCGGTGTGGGCGGCCCTTTTATTAGGTGGGCTCGCTTACACTAGCTACAGGGAGAGTCAACCGGACTGGTCGACTGATGAGAAGAAGCTGGAGACTCAGTTTCTTATCTTTGGGAGCGCTGCCTACGTGGCCTACTGGCTGTTTATGCTTCTCCTCTACTGGATTTGGTTCCGCAGATTGTGCAGGAAACGCTCCCAAAGCTATTCATTGAATGTGTAG
- the spaca6 gene encoding sperm acrosome associated 6 yields MCTSVLRILCVSLLLSPSLSCYQCFVDVQDSLRLCWGHVLTEHNVRNVDGCFRKLDRIFNNNETVIEAGRVGQGYDTQLKAILDAEITPLVVEFDNKLNPDTVYEERLQTAADNFIAAASKLPRVTGCFPPCGFQSAGAVYNCITCKYDSCEFPLDCPVEEIKVMENSRSRMRCDVPFGLPNDIEVIWRFAEEVKTQQLDQFKEVTVGVDRLYSIPSTRLHHQGTYQCEIYSGQNSIVRLYYYITVTPQVVAGHTELQEIFDLSLLPGGQLLSSPGGPPNSVLRLPSLLTACLTASLLLLCLSLGALYWSSVSQQRGDADETDES; encoded by the exons ATGTGCACATCTGTTTTGAGGATTTTGTGCGTTAGCTTGCTGCTCAGCCCCTCTCTGAGCTGCTATCAGTGCTTTGTTGATGTGCAAGACAGCCTTCGCCTGTGCTGGGGTCACGTTTTGACTGAACACAATGTTAGAAACGTTGACGGATGCTTCAGGAAGCTGGACCGCATATTCAACAACAACGAGACAGTGATTGAGGCTGGTAGAGTGG GTCAAGGCTATGACACCCAGCTGAAGGCGATTCTGGATGCAGAGATCACGCCTTTAGTGGTGGAGTTTGACAATAAGCTGAATCCCG ACACCGTGTACGAGGAAAGgctgcagacagcagcagacaatTTCATCGCTGCTGCCTCCAAACTGCCTAGAG TGACTGGATGTTTTCCTCCATGCG GTTTTCAGAGTGCAGGCGCAGTTTACAACTGCATCACCTGCAAGTACGACTCCTGTGAATTCCCTCTCGACTGTCCAG TTGAAGAAATTAAAGTAATGGAGAACAGCAGGAGTCGAATGCGGTGTGATGTGCCATTTGGCTTGCCAAATGATATTGAAGTGATCTGGAGGTTCGCAGAGGAG GTGAAAACTCAGCAATTGGATCAGTTTAAAGAAGTGACTGTGGGGGTGGACAGGCTCTATTCCATCCCTTCAACCCGCCTGCACCATCAGGGCACATACCAGTGTGAGATTTACTCGGGGCAAAACTCCATTGTCAGGCTATACTACTACATCACAG TGACCCCCCAGGTTGTGGCAGgccacacagagctgcaggagatATTTGACCTCTCTCTGCTCCCAGGAGGGCAGTTACTCTCTTCGCCGGGTGGCCCTCCCAACTCCGTCCTCCGGTTGCCATCGCTTCTCACCGCCTGTTTAACCgcctcactgctgctgctgtgcctcTCCCTGGg GGCTCTGTACTGGTCGTCAGTATCGCAGCAAAGAGGTGATGCTGATGAAACAGATGAAAGTTAA